Proteins from one Dromiciops gliroides isolate mDroGli1 chromosome 6, mDroGli1.pri, whole genome shotgun sequence genomic window:
- the LOC122730514 gene encoding proteasome subunit beta type-2 yields the protein MEYLIGIQGPDYILVASDRVAASNIIQMKDDHDKMFKMSEKILLLCVGEAGDTVQFAEYIQKNVQLYKMRNGYELSPTAAANFTRRNLADYLRSRTPYHVNLLLAGYDEHEGPALYYMDYLAALAKAPFAAHGYGAFLTLSILDRYYKPSITREEAVELLKKCLEELQKRFILNLPSFSVRIIDKDGIHELDTILPSKRSS from the coding sequence ATGGAGTACCTTATTGGCATTCAGGGGCCCGACTACATCCTGGTGGCCTCGGACCGCGTGGCCGCCAGTAACATCATCCAGATGAAGGACGATCATGACAAGATGTTTAAGATGAGTGAGAAGATCTTACTTCTTTGTGTTGGAGAGGCTGGAGACACTGTGCAGTTTGCTGAATACATTCAGAAAAATGTACAACTCTACAAGATGCGCAATGGGTATGAATTGTCTCCCACAGCAGCAGCTAATTTCACACGTCGAAATCTGGCTGACTACCTCCGGAGTAGGACCCCATACCATGTCAACCTCCTGCTGGCTGGCTATGATGAGCACGAAGGACCTGCACTGTACTACATGGACTACCTGGCAGCCCTGGCCAAAGCTCCATTTGCAGCCCACGGTTATGGTGCCTTCTTGACCCTCAGCATCCTCGATCGTTATTACAAACCAAGTATCACACGTGAGGAGGCAGTAGAGCTCCTGAAGAAATGTCTGGAAGAGCTTCAGAAGCGCTTCATCCTCAACCTACCTTCCTTCAGCGTCCGGATCATCGACAAAGATGGCATCCATGAGCTGGACACCATCCTCCCTTCCAAGAGGAGCTCCTAA